The following are encoded together in the Poseidonibacter lekithochrous genome:
- a CDS encoding DnaJ domain-containing protein, producing MNNTIIYIFNRLIRLSILFFILYLIFTNFGTFLMIIGVILIIGYMIIRNFKKKMKSSGFNFKFNGQEFQQGSQGNFNFNDFKGFDQQDFSNFANQPRYNEVQQAKDFFGFTSDPTKEEIKKKYKELARKYHPDINDGDDEKMKELNHFRDVLMKTV from the coding sequence ATGAACAACACCATTATATATATTTTTAATAGATTAATAAGATTATCAATACTATTTTTTATTTTATATTTGATTTTTACGAACTTTGGCACATTTTTAATGATTATAGGAGTTATCCTAATAATAGGTTATATGATAATAAGAAACTTCAAGAAAAAGATGAAATCAAGTGGTTTTAATTTTAAGTTCAACGGCCAAGAGTTCCAGCAAGGTTCGCAAGGTAATTTCAATTTTAATGATTTCAAAGGCTTTGATCAACAAGACTTTTCAAATTTTGCAAATCAACCAAGATACAATGAAGTACAACAGGCAAAAGATTTCTTTGGATTTACAAGTGATCCAACAAAAGAAGAGATTAAAAAGAAATATAAAGAGTTAGCAAGAAAATATCATCCAGATATTAATGATGGAGATGATGAAAAAATGAAAGAACTAAATCACTTTAGAGATGTTCTTATGAAAACAGTTTAA
- a CDS encoding L-lactate permease: protein MSIGLQAFFAALPILLAGILLVGLRISAKKAMPLVYIATVGVAFVVWEVSFNRVMASTIQGLLITVAVLWIIFGAILLLNTLKHSGAIAVIRQGFNNISPDRRVQVIIIAWLFGSFIEGASGFGTPAAIAAPLLVAIGFPAMAAVMVGMMIQSTPVSFGAVGTPILIGVNKGLDSEGIGATLETMGSSWDAYLQVITSQVAVTHAIVGTMIPLFMIIMLTRFFGQNKSWSEGLGILPFAIFAGVAFTIPYALTGVYLGAEFPSLIGALVGLPIVVLAAKAGFLIPKKTWDFAPKEKWPTEWISKFEVKLDSLSDKMPMSLTKAWIPYVLVAAILVLTRVSDEARAFVKSWVIPFKDILGEGLGYSITPLYLPGGILVFVVILTYFFHGMKLKEIGAAVSESSKVMIGAGFVLIFTIPLVRILINSGVNDSGFDSMPVAMANFVATNVGEIYPLFAPLVGALGAFIAGSNTVSNMMLAQYQFGVADALGISTAFMVALQAVGAAAGNMIAIHNVVAASATVGLLDQEGETLRRTVIPTIYYCLLAGIIGLIGMYSLHLVDPLMG from the coding sequence ATGAGTATAGGTTTACAAGCATTTTTCGCTGCATTACCGATTTTACTTGCTGGTATTTTATTAGTAGGTTTAAGAATTTCTGCAAAGAAAGCTATGCCATTAGTTTACATTGCAACAGTAGGGGTTGCATTTGTTGTTTGGGAGGTATCTTTTAATAGAGTTATGGCCTCAACTATTCAAGGTCTGCTTATTACAGTTGCCGTATTATGGATTATTTTTGGAGCGATTTTATTATTAAACACTCTTAAACATTCAGGTGCAATTGCAGTAATTAGACAAGGGTTTAACAATATTAGTCCAGATAGAAGAGTTCAGGTAATTATCATTGCATGGTTATTTGGTTCATTTATTGAGGGTGCTTCAGGATTCGGAACACCAGCTGCGATTGCAGCTCCATTATTAGTTGCTATTGGATTCCCAGCAATGGCTGCGGTTATGGTTGGTATGATGATTCAATCTACTCCTGTATCATTTGGTGCAGTTGGAACTCCAATTTTAATTGGTGTTAATAAAGGTTTAGATTCAGAAGGTATTGGCGCAACATTAGAAACTATGGGTTCATCTTGGGATGCTTATTTACAAGTAATTACATCACAAGTTGCCGTTACTCACGCAATAGTTGGAACAATGATTCCATTATTTATGATTATTATGTTAACTAGATTCTTTGGTCAAAATAAATCTTGGTCTGAAGGTTTAGGAATTTTACCATTCGCTATTTTTGCAGGTGTTGCATTTACAATTCCTTACGCATTAACTGGTGTTTATTTAGGTGCTGAATTCCCATCATTAATTGGTGCATTAGTAGGGTTACCAATTGTTGTATTAGCTGCAAAAGCTGGATTCTTAATTCCTAAGAAAACTTGGGATTTTGCTCCTAAAGAAAAATGGCCAACTGAATGGATTTCTAAATTTGAAGTTAAATTAGATTCTTTATCAGACAAAATGCCAATGTCTTTAACAAAAGCATGGATTCCATATGTATTAGTTGCTGCTATTTTAGTATTAACTAGAGTTTCTGATGAAGCTAGAGCATTCGTTAAATCATGGGTTATTCCATTCAAAGATATTTTAGGTGAGGGATTAGGTTATTCTATTACTCCATTATATTTACCAGGTGGGATTTTAGTATTTGTTGTTATTTTAACTTACTTCTTCCATGGAATGAAACTAAAAGAAATCGGTGCTGCTGTTTCTGAATCATCAAAAGTAATGATTGGTGCAGGGTTTGTATTAATCTTCACTATTCCATTAGTAAGAATTTTAATTAACTCTGGCGTTAATGATTCTGGATTTGATTCTATGCCTGTTGCAATGGCTAACTTTGTAGCTACAAATGTTGGTGAGATTTATCCATTATTTGCTCCATTAGTAGGTGCTTTAGGTGCATTTATTGCTGGATCTAATACTGTATCAAATATGATGTTAGCACAATACCAATTTGGTGTTGCAGATGCATTAGGAATTTCAACTGCATTTATGGTTGCACTTCAAGCTGTTGGAGCTGCTGCTGGTAATATGATTGCAATTCACAATGTTGTTGCCGCTTCAGCTACTGTTGGTTTATTAGACCAAGAGGGTGAAACATTAAGAAGAACTGTGATTCCTACAATTTACTATTGTTTATTAGCAGGTATTATTGGTCTAATTGGAATGTATTCATTACACTTAGTTGATCCATTAATGGGTTAA